The Candidatus Binatia bacterium genome includes a window with the following:
- a CDS encoding SbmA/BacA-like family transporter, which produces MSERPILLNSASRHRFVASVRQLARSPVGPRVKLYFCSLLLLLLTINGLNVASSFIGRDFMTAVAGRNSTEFLQQTFRYVGILLVLTLVATIIRWVEERLGLLWREFLTTRLVDLYIGEHLYHRLAQSERIANPDQRITDDAKAFTTTTVSFMLLVLNATLAVISFSGVLWSISPMLFVVAVSYATVGSAVAFWLGRPLIWINYDQFDREAELRSDLVQVREHSEFVALAHYEDHFLDRLHMRIQRLVFNYRKLIAVNRNLNFFTNGYNYLIQVIPVLVVAPMYIRGEIEFGVITQSTIAFAQLLGGFSLIVTQFQSISSFTAVVARLDHFSEARDELENAAPCPIEVSDGQDGLEFDDLTLTSPEDGRVLLKDLTLTVERGTRLLVTGPNEMVKIALFRATGMLWESGSGRIVRPAHRCICFVPERPYLPPGTLRQIFIPPECAKPSDEKRIHETLASLDLSEALERIGGLDVERDWDDILSLGELQRLAIARVLLVAPDYAFLDRLETTLEPERLTHAISMLAAAGITYVTISRGDGEQASNYDQVLELSGDGPWTLKSAAEEAAKPAATA; this is translated from the coding sequence ATGAGTGAGCGCCCGATTCTTCTCAACAGCGCGTCGCGACATCGTTTCGTCGCGAGCGTGCGCCAGCTCGCGCGTTCACCGGTAGGGCCGCGCGTCAAGCTCTATTTCTGTTCGCTTCTTCTGCTGCTGCTGACGATCAACGGGCTCAACGTCGCAAGCAGCTTCATCGGCCGCGACTTCATGACCGCGGTAGCCGGCCGCAATTCCACCGAATTCCTCCAGCAGACGTTTCGCTACGTCGGAATCCTGCTCGTGCTGACGCTCGTCGCGACGATCATCCGCTGGGTCGAGGAGAGGCTTGGGCTGCTGTGGCGCGAGTTCCTGACGACGCGCCTGGTGGATCTCTACATCGGCGAGCACCTCTACCACCGGCTGGCGCAGTCCGAGCGCATCGCCAACCCGGACCAGAGGATCACCGACGACGCGAAGGCATTCACGACGACGACCGTCTCGTTCATGCTGCTGGTGCTCAACGCGACGCTGGCCGTGATCTCGTTTTCCGGCGTCCTGTGGAGCATCAGCCCGATGCTGTTCGTCGTCGCGGTCAGCTACGCGACCGTCGGGTCGGCGGTCGCGTTCTGGCTCGGCAGGCCGCTCATCTGGATCAACTACGACCAGTTCGATCGCGAGGCAGAACTGAGGTCCGACCTGGTGCAGGTGCGCGAGCACAGCGAGTTTGTCGCGCTGGCGCACTACGAAGACCATTTCCTCGACCGCCTGCACATGCGCATCCAGCGACTGGTTTTCAACTACCGCAAGCTGATCGCGGTCAACCGCAATTTGAATTTCTTCACGAACGGCTACAACTACCTGATCCAGGTGATTCCCGTGCTCGTGGTCGCGCCGATGTACATCCGCGGCGAGATCGAGTTCGGCGTCATCACCCAGTCGACGATCGCGTTCGCACAACTTCTCGGCGGCTTCTCGCTGATCGTGACGCAGTTCCAGTCCATCTCGTCGTTTACCGCCGTCGTCGCGCGCCTCGACCACTTCAGCGAGGCAAGGGACGAGCTCGAAAACGCGGCCCCGTGTCCCATCGAAGTCAGCGACGGCCAGGACGGTCTCGAGTTCGACGACCTGACGCTCACCTCGCCGGAGGACGGGCGGGTGCTGCTGAAGGACCTGACGCTGACGGTGGAACGCGGCACCCGGCTGCTGGTGACCGGGCCGAACGAGATGGTCAAGATCGCACTGTTCCGGGCCACCGGCATGCTCTGGGAAAGCGGCAGCGGCCGCATCGTGCGCCCCGCCCATCGCTGCATCTGTTTCGTGCCCGAACGCCCGTACCTGCCGCCGGGAACGCTGCGGCAGATCTTCATTCCACCGGAGTGCGCCAAGCCTTCGGACGAGAAACGCATCCACGAGACGCTGGCCTCGCTCGACCTCAGCGAAGCGCTCGAGCGCATCGGCGGCCTCGACGTCGAGCGGGACTGGGACGACATCCTCTCTCTCGGCGAGCTGCAGCGCCTGGCCATCGCCCGGGTGCTGCTCGTCGCTCCCGACTACGCGTTCCTCGATCGCCTCGAGACGACGCTGGAGCCGGAGCGGCTGACGCATGCGATATCGATGCTGGCCGCGGCCGGAATCACGTACGTCACGATCAGTCGCGGCGACGGCGAGCAGGCGAGCAATTACGACCAGGTGCTCGAGCTCTCCGGTGACGGGCCCTGGACTCTGAAGTCTGCGGCTGAAGAAGCCGCCAAGCCGGCGGCGACGGCCTGA
- a CDS encoding DUF2092 domain-containing protein: MEKAKWQLPAAPHLVVLAALALAGCAATAHEHPTVPAQAQAQANPDPSAILQQMAQFLSSQPHFSVHVTCGYDSVQDDGRKLEFMEHRTFVVDRSKQRMRVDVEQSDGDRSLALFDGTTITAQDLSRNVYAQAAAKPTLDGSIAYFIQGLRMPFPLALLLVSTLPDQLDRRSRDVEYVEETSILGTPAHHIAARTDGADYQLWIAAGKNPLLLRVVLTYPEADGEPQYRAMLDDWNLAPVLRDSTFAFQPSSGATRIAFAPQVAPAAAKPSKEAKAR, from the coding sequence ATGGAAAAGGCAAAGTGGCAACTGCCGGCGGCACCGCACCTCGTTGTACTGGCGGCACTGGCGCTGGCGGGCTGCGCCGCGACGGCGCACGAGCACCCGACGGTGCCTGCGCAGGCGCAGGCGCAGGCAAACCCGGATCCGTCGGCAATCCTGCAGCAGATGGCGCAATTCCTCTCCTCGCAGCCGCACTTCAGTGTCCACGTCACCTGCGGCTATGACTCCGTGCAGGACGACGGCCGCAAGCTCGAATTCATGGAGCACCGCACCTTTGTCGTGGATCGGAGCAAGCAGCGGATGCGCGTCGACGTCGAGCAGAGCGATGGGGACAGGAGCTTGGCGCTGTTCGATGGCACCACGATCACGGCCCAGGATCTCAGTCGCAACGTTTACGCCCAGGCCGCCGCAAAGCCGACGCTCGATGGTTCGATCGCCTATTTCATCCAGGGATTGCGGATGCCGTTTCCGCTCGCGCTGCTGCTGGTCAGCACGCTGCCGGACCAGCTGGACAGGCGCTCCCGCGACGTGGAGTACGTCGAGGAGACGTCGATCCTCGGGACGCCGGCTCACCACATCGCCGCGCGCACCGACGGTGCCGACTACCAGCTATGGATCGCTGCCGGCAAGAATCCCCTCCTGCTTCGCGTGGTGCTGACGTACCCCGAAGCCGATGGGGAGCCGCAGTACAGGGCGATGCTGGACGACTGGAACCTCGCCCCGGTTCTTCGTGATTCGACATTCGCATTCCAGCCGTCTTCCGGCGCGACCAGGATCGCGTTCGCGCCCCAGGTCGCCCCGGCTGCAGCCAAGCCGTCGAAGGAGGCAAAAGCGCGATGA
- a CDS encoding discoidin domain-containing protein, whose amino-acid sequence MSDEHPPLLDVTLPPDPARWGVVTSGLAELALASTSDSTTPALRLEYDFHEGGGFVVAVHRVAVELPEVWEMRLRVRGNAPANVLEIKVMDSSGESVWRWKQESFSPPTDWMRLRIPSYAFEFAWGPAGGGEPKAISRLEIAVVAPPGGRGVIDISSIRLVDRGIPHFAKIEASSTAPGTTPELAYDRHAGTSWLSASDAGPHWLQIDFDDTHDVGGLVILWTIGALPASFRVNTRDSDGQWSIAYEATHAGAAASFVPFVVARICAIRIEAVAEDAKSGVGVADIDVRSPSWSRTPSEFLTHVAQAVPRGTFPRYLLREQILWTPVATPTSGPVGLINEDGAVEIGEGGFTIEPSLLLTDGKNPEWITWADVERSMSLEGGGFPLPSVGWHRDGVELVVTPFAEVNGGDEHVVVRYRVRNLAAEPRSITLVVSVRPFQVTPPSQAFRNLGGPMQIETLAAEGNVVRIGRDAKITSDPAWSGFGATTIDEGGLTPFLVRGVLPTRTSVADRHGYSGAALRFDLVVDASGHSDVFVACLPDTTTDRVDLVGRGSTPPVAYQKEVQATLYDDGGGEPVHRDPVPAGDGARRLERAIAQWHEALPVGLLKFPEVARDALETYLKSIGDILSCRDGVALQPGPRRYTRSWIRDGTIMAAALLRARRADAARAYIQWYGRFQREDGYVPCCVDRNGVDSLVEHDSHGQLIHAVSEACRFMHDEEFAQAMWPRCIRAAVYLESQRALRKTDEFRSGPRRSCFGLLPESVSHEGYLAHPVHSYWDDFWALRGYRDAAYLAQSLGARAAAAGRGTDAEAFARERVRWIAAADDLAAAIGFSVRIVMEERGLDTIPASVEWADFDPTAIAGAISLAGAVDVLPPGAVARTFDQYMVGVRARRDGSSQWTNYSPYEVRIVGALVRLGRRDDANELLDALLGDRYPPQWKQWSEIVWHNRTAPAHLGDLPHCWIGAEYSIALRSMLVYEHEGDSALVIGAGLRSEWLTGDGIEVCALPTWFGDLDLSIRRGPGGRYRVRAGGAASPPGGFVLQLPGAATLETA is encoded by the coding sequence ATGAGCGACGAGCACCCTCCCCTGCTGGACGTCACCCTGCCCCCTGATCCGGCCCGCTGGGGTGTCGTCACGTCGGGACTGGCCGAGCTTGCGCTCGCTTCGACCAGCGATTCGACCACGCCGGCACTTCGCCTCGAGTACGATTTCCACGAGGGCGGCGGCTTCGTCGTCGCCGTGCACCGAGTCGCCGTGGAGCTTCCCGAGGTCTGGGAGATGCGGCTGCGCGTGCGGGGCAACGCCCCGGCCAACGTCCTCGAGATCAAGGTGATGGACAGCTCGGGCGAGAGCGTGTGGCGCTGGAAGCAGGAGTCGTTCTCGCCGCCGACCGACTGGATGAGGCTGAGAATCCCCAGCTACGCTTTCGAGTTCGCATGGGGACCGGCCGGCGGAGGCGAGCCGAAAGCCATCAGCCGCCTCGAGATCGCCGTCGTCGCGCCCCCCGGCGGCCGCGGCGTCATCGATATCAGCAGCATCCGCCTCGTCGATCGCGGCATTCCGCACTTCGCGAAGATCGAAGCGAGCAGCACGGCGCCGGGGACCACGCCCGAACTGGCCTATGACCGGCACGCGGGCACTTCGTGGCTCAGCGCAAGCGATGCCGGGCCGCACTGGCTGCAGATCGACTTCGACGACACCCACGACGTTGGCGGGCTCGTGATCCTGTGGACGATCGGCGCACTTCCAGCGTCGTTCCGCGTCAACACCCGCGACTCCGACGGCCAGTGGTCGATCGCATACGAGGCCACGCACGCCGGCGCCGCCGCGTCCTTCGTGCCGTTCGTCGTTGCCAGGATCTGTGCGATCCGCATCGAGGCCGTCGCCGAGGACGCGAAGTCCGGTGTCGGAGTGGCCGACATCGACGTGCGCTCGCCCTCCTGGTCGCGCACGCCGTCGGAATTCCTCACGCACGTCGCACAAGCGGTCCCGCGCGGAACGTTCCCGCGGTATCTCCTGCGCGAGCAGATCCTGTGGACGCCGGTGGCCACTCCGACCTCGGGCCCGGTAGGCCTGATCAACGAGGACGGCGCGGTCGAGATCGGCGAGGGCGGCTTTACGATCGAGCCGTCGCTGCTGCTCACGGACGGGAAAAATCCCGAGTGGATCACGTGGGCCGACGTCGAGCGCTCGATGAGCCTCGAGGGCGGGGGATTCCCCTTGCCGTCGGTGGGCTGGCATCGCGACGGCGTCGAGCTGGTCGTCACGCCGTTCGCGGAAGTGAACGGGGGCGACGAGCACGTCGTGGTGCGCTACCGCGTGCGCAACCTGGCCGCCGAGCCGCGGAGCATCACTCTCGTCGTCTCGGTGCGTCCTTTCCAGGTGACGCCTCCGTCCCAGGCCTTTCGCAATCTCGGCGGACCGATGCAGATCGAGACGCTGGCGGCCGAGGGCAATGTCGTGCGCATCGGGCGCGATGCGAAGATCACGAGCGATCCTGCATGGAGCGGGTTCGGCGCGACGACGATCGACGAGGGAGGGCTGACGCCGTTCCTCGTGCGCGGCGTGCTTCCCACGCGCACGTCGGTGGCCGACAGACACGGGTACTCCGGCGCGGCGCTGCGCTTCGACCTCGTGGTGGACGCGTCCGGTCACAGCGACGTCTTCGTCGCGTGCCTGCCGGACACGACCACCGACCGCGTCGATCTCGTCGGCCGCGGCTCGACTCCTCCGGTTGCCTACCAGAAGGAGGTGCAGGCGACGTTGTACGACGACGGCGGCGGCGAGCCGGTCCATCGCGATCCCGTGCCGGCCGGCGACGGTGCGCGGCGACTCGAGCGTGCGATCGCGCAGTGGCACGAAGCGCTGCCGGTCGGGCTGCTGAAGTTTCCGGAAGTCGCGCGCGACGCGCTCGAGACCTATCTCAAGTCGATCGGCGACATTCTTTCGTGCCGCGACGGCGTGGCACTGCAGCCGGGGCCGCGGCGTTACACGCGCTCGTGGATCCGCGACGGGACGATCATGGCTGCGGCGCTGCTGCGCGCGCGCCGCGCGGACGCCGCGCGTGCCTACATCCAGTGGTACGGAAGGTTCCAGCGCGAAGACGGCTACGTGCCGTGCTGCGTCGATCGCAACGGAGTCGATTCCCTCGTCGAGCACGACAGCCACGGCCAGCTGATCCACGCGGTGTCCGAAGCCTGCCGCTTCATGCACGACGAGGAGTTCGCGCAGGCGATGTGGCCGCGCTGCATCCGTGCCGCCGTCTACCTCGAAAGCCAGCGCGCCTTGCGCAAGACCGACGAATTCCGCAGTGGACCGCGGCGGTCCTGTTTCGGGCTGCTTCCCGAATCGGTCAGCCACGAAGGCTACCTCGCGCATCCGGTGCACTCGTACTGGGACGATTTCTGGGCGCTGCGCGGGTACCGCGACGCCGCGTATCTCGCCCAGTCCCTGGGTGCGCGCGCCGCTGCGGCCGGGCGCGGCACCGATGCCGAAGCGTTCGCGCGCGAACGCGTGCGCTGGATCGCGGCGGCCGACGACCTGGCTGCCGCCATCGGATTTTCCGTGCGCATCGTGATGGAAGAGCGGGGCCTGGACACGATCCCGGCGTCGGTCGAATGGGCAGACTTCGATCCGACGGCGATTGCCGGTGCGATCTCGCTGGCGGGCGCCGTCGATGTGCTTCCGCCCGGCGCGGTCGCGCGCACCTTCGATCAATACATGGTGGGTGTGCGTGCGCGGCGCGACGGCTCGAGCCAGTGGACGAACTATTCGCCGTACGAAGTCCGCATCGTCGGTGCGCTGGTGCGCCTGGGCCGCCGCGACGACGCCAACGAGCTGCTCGATGCGCTGCTCGGCGACCGCTACCCGCCCCAGTGGAAACAGTGGTCGGAGATCGTCTGGCACAATCGAACGGCGCCGGCCCATCTCGGCGACCTTCCGCACTGCTGGATCGGCGCGGAATACTCGATCGCGCTGCGCTCGATGCTCGTCTACGAGCACGAGGGCGATTCGGCGCTCGTCATCGGCGCCGGCCTGAGGAGCGAGTGGCTGACCGGCGACGGCATCGAAGTGTGCGCGTTGCCGACGTGGTTCGGAGACCTCGACCTTTCGATCCGTCGCGGTCCCGGAGGCCGCTACCGCGTGCGAGCCGGCGGCGCCGCGTCTCCGCCGGGCGGGTTCGTGCTGCAGCTTCCCGGCGCCGCGACGCTCGAGACGGCGTAG
- a CDS encoding glutamine--tRNA ligase/YqeY domain fusion protein, whose product MPSETPTPAAASGSSRTAGLDFVRQRVADDLAAGKNQGRVVTRFPPEPNGYLHIGHAKAICLNFGIAREFGGRCHLRMDDTNPTKEDVEYVDSIVEDVRWLGFEWGEHFYHAADYFERLYQYAEQLVRGGKAFVCDLSADQMREYRGTFTEPGRNSPWRERSVEENLDLFRRMRAGEFGSGARTLRARIDMASPNIVMRDPVLYRIQRTGHHRSGDKWCIYPMYDFAHCLSDAIEGITHSICTLEFVPNRALYDWVLDELLPADVPSRPRQIEFARLNLANTVMSKRILRGLVEGAHVSGWDDPRMPTISGMRRRGYSPAGLRAFCESVGVAKSDNTVAFAQLEHHVRDDLNRTSLRVMGVLDPLRLVIENWPEGKVDMVEAVNNPEDAAAGTRQVPFSGELLIERDDFMEDPPKKFFRLAPGREVRLRYAYFVTCTGVEKDAAGRITTLRCTYDPGTRGGDSPDGRKVKATLHWVSAAHAAPAEVRLYDPLFTRENPMKVEDGKSPFDNLNPASLKVIQARVEPSLASARAGERFQLERIGYFCVDRDATPGNLVLNRTATLKDEWANIQKREG is encoded by the coding sequence GTGCCGAGCGAAACCCCCACACCCGCCGCCGCATCGGGCAGCAGCCGCACGGCAGGCCTCGATTTCGTCCGCCAGCGCGTGGCCGACGACCTCGCCGCCGGAAAGAACCAGGGCCGCGTCGTTACCCGGTTTCCTCCTGAGCCCAACGGCTACCTTCACATCGGTCACGCCAAGGCGATCTGCCTCAACTTCGGCATTGCGCGCGAGTTCGGCGGCCGCTGCCACCTTCGCATGGACGACACCAACCCGACCAAGGAGGACGTCGAGTACGTCGATTCCATCGTCGAGGACGTGCGCTGGCTCGGCTTCGAATGGGGCGAGCACTTCTACCACGCGGCCGACTACTTCGAGCGGCTCTACCAGTACGCCGAGCAGCTCGTGCGTGGCGGCAAGGCTTTCGTCTGCGATCTCAGCGCCGACCAGATGCGCGAATACCGCGGCACCTTCACCGAGCCCGGCCGCAACAGCCCGTGGCGCGAGCGCAGCGTCGAGGAAAATCTCGATCTTTTCCGCCGCATGCGCGCCGGCGAGTTCGGGAGCGGGGCCCGCACGCTGCGCGCCCGCATCGACATGGCTTCCCCGAACATCGTGATGCGCGACCCCGTGCTCTACCGGATCCAGCGCACGGGGCACCATCGCAGCGGAGACAAGTGGTGCATCTACCCGATGTACGACTTCGCGCATTGCCTGTCGGATGCGATCGAAGGCATCACGCATTCGATCTGCACGCTCGAGTTCGTTCCCAACCGCGCACTGTACGACTGGGTGCTGGACGAGCTTCTGCCAGCCGACGTGCCGAGCCGGCCCCGGCAGATCGAGTTCGCGCGACTGAACCTTGCGAACACCGTGATGAGCAAGCGCATCCTTCGCGGCCTCGTCGAGGGAGCACACGTCAGCGGCTGGGACGACCCGCGCATGCCGACAATTTCGGGCATGCGCCGGCGAGGCTATTCGCCGGCCGGCCTTCGCGCGTTCTGCGAAAGCGTCGGGGTGGCCAAATCCGACAACACGGTCGCCTTCGCGCAGCTCGAGCATCACGTGCGCGACGACCTCAACCGCACCTCGCTGCGCGTGATGGGCGTGCTCGATCCGCTGCGCCTCGTCATCGAGAACTGGCCCGAAGGCAAGGTCGACATGGTCGAGGCGGTCAACAATCCCGAGGACGCGGCGGCGGGGACGCGCCAGGTGCCGTTTTCGGGAGAGCTGCTGATCGAGCGCGACGACTTCATGGAAGACCCGCCGAAAAAGTTTTTCCGGCTGGCGCCCGGCCGCGAAGTGCGCCTTCGCTACGCGTACTTCGTCACGTGCACGGGCGTCGAGAAGGACGCCGCGGGGCGCATCACCACGCTGCGCTGCACCTACGATCCGGGCACCCGCGGCGGCGACTCTCCCGACGGCCGCAAGGTCAAGGCCACTCTTCACTGGGTCTCGGCCGCCCACGCGGCGCCCGCCGAAGTGCGCCTGTACGATCCGCTCTTCACGCGCGAGAACCCGATGAAAGTCGAAGACGGCAAGTCGCCGTTCGACAATCTCAATCCCGCTTCCCTCAAGGTGATCCAGGCGCGCGTCGAGCCGTCGCTCGCGTCCGCACGAGCCGGAGAGCGCTTCCAGCTCGAGAGGATCGGCTACTTCTGCGTCGACCGCGATGCGACGCCAGGCAACCTCGTCCTCAACCGCACGGCAACGCTCAAGGACGAATGGGCCAACATCCAGAAGCGCGAGGGATAG
- a CDS encoding DUF4105 domain-containing protein, with amino-acid sequence MIVFTRILAALVLLPTVLFAAGALHFSTLSRSFAEPAAMALAVLGVAGIVGVFARRLRPALYLLLAALAVTFVWFRSIEPSNDRQWQQDVSLQPWAEVNDDVVTFHNVRNFDYRSETDFTPAWYDKSYKLSDLDELDVVASYWMGKDIAHLLVSFGFGGRDYLAVSIETRKEVGESYSTLAGFFRRYELFYVVADERDLIGVRTNYRKDPPEDVYAYRTNAPRENIRSLFLDYVRAINDLREHPEFYNTLTTNCTTTIWRHTLVNSNANPLSWKILASGHVPEYLYELGRINTSMPFDELERRSRVNDAAQAAGKAADFSQRIRAGLP; translated from the coding sequence TTGATCGTTTTCACACGCATCCTTGCCGCGCTCGTTCTGTTGCCGACTGTCCTGTTCGCCGCCGGCGCCCTGCACTTCTCGACGCTGTCGCGGTCCTTCGCGGAGCCGGCCGCGATGGCGCTGGCCGTGCTCGGCGTTGCCGGCATCGTCGGGGTGTTTGCCAGGCGCCTGAGGCCCGCGCTCTACCTGCTGCTTGCAGCGCTGGCCGTCACGTTCGTCTGGTTTCGCAGCATCGAGCCGTCCAACGACCGCCAGTGGCAGCAGGACGTGTCGTTGCAGCCGTGGGCCGAGGTCAACGATGACGTCGTGACCTTCCACAACGTCCGCAATTTCGACTACCGCAGCGAGACCGATTTCACTCCGGCCTGGTACGACAAGAGCTACAAGTTGAGCGATCTCGATGAGCTCGACGTGGTCGCGTCCTACTGGATGGGCAAGGACATCGCCCACTTGCTGGTGAGCTTCGGCTTCGGCGGCCGCGACTATCTCGCCGTCTCGATCGAGACGCGCAAGGAAGTCGGCGAATCGTACTCGACGCTGGCCGGCTTCTTCCGCCGCTACGAGCTGTTCTACGTGGTCGCCGACGAACGCGACCTCATCGGCGTGCGTACCAACTACCGCAAGGATCCGCCCGAGGACGTCTACGCCTACCGCACGAACGCGCCGCGCGAGAACATCCGGAGCCTGTTCCTCGATTACGTGCGCGCGATCAACGACCTGCGCGAGCATCCGGAGTTCTACAATACGCTGACGACCAACTGTACGACGACGATCTGGCGTCACACGCTGGTCAACAGCAACGCCAATCCGCTGAGCTGGAAAATCCTGGCCAGCGGCCACGTGCCCGAGTACCTGTATGAGCTCGGTCGCATCAACACCAGCATGCCGTTCGACGAGCTCGAGCGGCGCTCCCGCGTCAACGACGCGGCGCAGGCCGCCGGCAAGGCCGCCGATTTTTCGCAGCGGATCCGCGCCGGCCTTCCGTAG
- a CDS encoding tetratricopeptide repeat protein has translation MSPHLFPGPGAAATLLLIVAAVAPVPAAASAAAANSPEKAAAVVRVAMPDGFVGSAKCRGCHEDDWQRWSSSHHAKAMLEPSDSSVIGDFHDVRFDSARGPSLFHRGAADSGDWLVEARGPHGERHDYPVRYVFGIDPLQQLLLELPGGRLQAYPVAWDARPKERGGQRWFDLAPGDASKPGDALDWTGYMRNWNLQCASCHSTALRKNLDVATKTYATTFAEINVACEACHGPGAKHVEWAASAKPPFGGAASEGLAVVLPRWSRDAWQFAAPTVAIASRTSPPTEAQTTTCAPCHSRRSLLKEDAPADASLYESARPQWISEPSYYGDGQQHDEVYVWGSFLLSKMSQRGVVCADCHDSHSLALRADGNALCTRCHRSEVFDVESHHHHDAASTGARCVECHMPETTYMGVDARRDHLIQVPRPDLDAEARVPDACTRCHAGKTAAWAVDAMDRFYGPQWRRRPSAPTTLASAAKRGAVGAAQLLALAEDKSQPSLLRASAVAAAENGAMPASVTALGRLLRDDDAGVRLASLDLLGGVAPAQAPTLASPLLDDPVRTVRITAAALLADAPDAAMTAAARASRDRELAEYVASQQLNADQPFADVNLGNLRARQHRQADSRAAFEAAIAIDPADAAAYVNLADVDRAFGDEAGCRDVLARGLKALPDSAALRHARGLALVRDGRAAEALADLEAAARLDAGAARYAYVYGVALHSLGRSADAVSVLERAESAHPYDVEILQALVEMLATSGHDDEALGFATKLAQALPGDPDVARMIAALQAAER, from the coding sequence ATGTCGCCACACCTGTTTCCCGGGCCTGGCGCCGCAGCCACACTCCTGCTGATCGTCGCAGCCGTCGCACCTGTCCCTGCGGCGGCAAGCGCCGCCGCGGCCAATTCGCCCGAGAAGGCCGCTGCCGTCGTTCGAGTCGCGATGCCCGACGGCTTCGTCGGTTCTGCAAAGTGCCGGGGCTGCCACGAGGACGACTGGCAACGCTGGTCATCGTCGCACCACGCCAAGGCGATGCTCGAGCCATCGGACTCGAGCGTGATCGGCGATTTCCACGATGTGCGCTTCGATAGCGCGCGCGGGCCCTCGCTCTTTCATCGAGGCGCCGCCGACAGCGGCGACTGGCTCGTCGAGGCGCGCGGGCCACACGGCGAGCGCCACGACTATCCGGTGCGCTATGTGTTCGGCATCGATCCGCTTCAGCAGCTTCTTCTCGAGTTGCCGGGCGGGCGGCTGCAGGCCTATCCGGTCGCGTGGGATGCCAGGCCGAAAGAGCGTGGCGGCCAGCGCTGGTTCGACCTTGCTCCTGGCGACGCTTCGAAGCCGGGAGACGCCCTGGACTGGACCGGATACATGCGCAACTGGAACCTCCAGTGCGCGTCGTGCCATTCGACGGCGCTGCGCAAGAATCTCGACGTCGCGACGAAAACGTACGCGACGACGTTCGCCGAAATCAACGTGGCGTGCGAGGCATGCCATGGCCCCGGCGCGAAACACGTCGAGTGGGCGGCTTCGGCAAAGCCGCCGTTCGGCGGCGCCGCTTCCGAGGGGCTTGCCGTCGTGCTTCCACGATGGAGCCGCGATGCCTGGCAATTCGCCGCGCCCACGGTTGCCATCGCTTCCCGTACTTCGCCGCCGACCGAGGCGCAGACCACGACGTGCGCTCCGTGCCATTCGCGCCGCTCCCTTCTCAAGGAAGACGCTCCAGCAGATGCGAGCCTTTACGAAAGCGCGCGGCCGCAGTGGATCTCCGAACCGTCGTACTACGGCGACGGACAGCAGCACGACGAGGTTTACGTCTGGGGGTCCTTCCTGCTGTCGAAGATGTCCCAGCGCGGCGTCGTCTGCGCCGACTGCCACGATTCGCACTCGCTTGCGCTGCGTGCCGACGGAAACGCGCTGTGCACCAGATGCCATCGCAGCGAAGTGTTCGACGTCGAGAGCCATCATCATCACGACGCAGCGAGCACGGGCGCCCGCTGCGTCGAGTGCCACATGCCCGAGACGACATACATGGGAGTCGACGCCCGCCGGGATCACCTGATCCAGGTCCCGAGGCCCGACCTCGATGCCGAGGCCAGGGTTCCCGATGCGTGTACCCGCTGCCATGCCGGCAAGACCGCCGCGTGGGCTGTCGATGCGATGGATCGGTTCTACGGGCCGCAGTGGCGACGGCGACCGTCTGCACCGACGACGCTCGCTTCCGCAGCAAAGCGCGGCGCCGTCGGTGCAGCCCAGCTTCTCGCTCTCGCCGAAGACAAGTCGCAGCCCTCGCTGCTTCGCGCCTCGGCGGTGGCCGCTGCGGAAAATGGTGCCATGCCGGCGTCGGTGACGGCTCTCGGCCGCCTGCTTCGCGACGACGATGCAGGCGTGCGCCTGGCGTCGCTGGACCTCCTCGGGGGCGTCGCACCGGCCCAGGCGCCCACGCTCGCATCACCGCTCCTGGACGATCCCGTGCGCACGGTGAGAATCACGGCGGCAGCGCTTCTGGCCGATGCGCCGGACGCTGCCATGACCGCGGCCGCGCGAGCCTCGCGGGATCGTGAGCTGGCCGAGTATGTGGCCTCCCAGCAGCTCAACGCCGACCAGCCCTTCGCCGACGTCAACCTCGGCAACCTGCGTGCGCGCCAGCATCGGCAGGCCGACTCGCGCGCGGCGTTCGAGGCTGCGATCGCGATCGATCCCGCGGACGCGGCCGCTTACGTGAACCTTGCCGACGTCGATCGCGCGTTCGGCGACGAGGCCGGCTGCCGCGACGTTCTCGCGCGAGGCCTGAAAGCATTGCCCGATTCGGCCGCACTGCGGCATGCGCGAGGACTCGCGCTCGTGCGCGACGGCCGTGCAGCCGAGGCGTTGGCCGACCTCGAAGCCGCGGCGCGGCTGGACGCGGGCGCTGCGCGCTACGCTTACGTCTACGGAGTCGCGCTGCATTCGCTCGGTCGCTCCGCCGACGCCGTTTCCGTTCTCGAAAGGGCCGAATCCGCGCATCCTTACGACGTGGAGATCCTCCAGGCGCTCGTCGAGATGCTCGCAACATCCGGGCACGACGACGAGGCGCTCGGTTTCGCGACCAAGCTGGCACAGGCTCTTCCCGGCGACCCGGACGTCGCACGGATGATCGCTGCGCTGCAGGCCGCAGAGCGCTGA